One Spinacia oleracea cultivar Varoflay chromosome 4, BTI_SOV_V1, whole genome shotgun sequence DNA segment encodes these proteins:
- the LOC130471880 gene encoding uncharacterized protein yields MLSGWSTRGYKACPSCVDSTHSYSFGGKIVYPGCRKWLPVDHPYRSQTNEFDGTEEHGLAPVRVSGTEVLKQQEKVKYVYGKSKVVQKKKREIEDDELDDDDDDNDDNDQDEFNRVLWKKKRTLLDMSKSRDDKNARLALKKLNIKSHLWPQSHPSRVNDYLPPAAYTMSKEEKERFLTVLQNLKVPDGYGSNLQRCVNLKQRKLINLKSHDNHMPMQDVLPVALRASNPTKVIDLLDELSYFFKKICSTAIERSELDIIQSKLVLTLCKMEKEFMPTFFTIMVHLLIHLVEEVKLGGPVHYRWMYPIERYLAFLKSHVSNKAQPEGSIAEGYLLWETIAFCSRYLESVETIFSRPKRNKDGVPDINNYLYDSAGRVVGMKKNVRADDKSLMQAHSYVLLHSDEMKPLLEAFLQEKRQENQVEEVQESWWIINEFSDWLLNKANNLDDSTKEGKVRKALAYGLRNRGKRMKSVIINGYKFDTVDRERSRKTQNSGIMVEADGQEYYGKLNEILELHCYGSFKVLMFRCDWVDVRRGVKTYSSGRVRINFSKLMHTGQNLDDDPFIFSSQAKQVFYIEDEIQKGWVHVIKTKPRDWFDIPDDDDDELPNNSVLDL; encoded by the exons ATGTTGTCGGGTTGGAGTACAAGAGGTTATAAAGCTTGCCCTTCGTGTGTTGATTCTACTCATTCTTATAGTTTTGGTGGTAAAATTGTCTACCCTGGGTGTCGAAAATGGTTACCAGTTGACCATCCTTATCGTTCTCAAACAAATGAATTTGATGGGACAGAGGAACATGGTCTTGCTCCGGTTCGTGTAAGCGGGACAGAAGTTTTGAAGCAACAAGAAAAAGTTAAGTATGTGTATGGAAAGTCAAaagttgttcagaaaaaaaagaGGGAGATAGAAGATGATGaacttgatgatgatgatgatgataatgatgataatgACCAGGATGAGTTTAATCGTGTTCTGTGGAAAAAGAAAA GAACTCTTTTAGATATGAGCAAGAGTAGAGATGATAAGAATGCTAGATTGGCCCTTAAAAAACTGAACATAAAATCTCATCTTTGGCCTCAATCTCATCCAAGTCGTGTTAACGACTATTTGCCTCCGGCTGCATACACCATGtctaaagaagagaaagaaagattTCTTACAGTCCTACAAAATCTTAAAGTTCCTGATGGGTATGGATCTAATTTGCAAAGGTGTGTGAATTTGAAGCAACGAAAACTTATTAATCTGAAAAGCCACGATAATCATATGCCCATGCAAGATGTCCTTCCTGTTGCTTTAAGAGCATCTAATCCTACAAAAGTAATTGATTTGCTCGATGAATTGTCGTACTTTTTCAAGAAGATATGTTCAACTGCTATTGAAAGAAGTGAATTAGATATCATTCAGTCGAAGCTTGTGTTGACTCTTTGTAAGATGGAGAAAGAGTTTATGCCAACTTTTTTCACAATCATGGTGCATCTACTAATTCATCTAGTGGAGGAGGTCAAACTCGGTGGACCTGTTCATTATAGGTGGATGTATCCCATTGAGAG GTATTTGGCCTTTTTGAAATCTCATGTAAGCAATAAAGCGCAACCAGAAGGATCCATAGCTGAAGGGTACCTTTTATGGGAAACAATTGCTTTTTGTTCGAGATATTTAGAAAGTGTCGAGACCATATTCAGCAGACCGAAAAGGAATAAAGATGGTGTTCCAGACATCAACAACTATTTATATGACTCTGCTGGTCGTGTAGTTGGGATGAAAAAGAATGTCCGTGCTGATGACAAAAGTTTAATGCAAGCACATAGTTATGTTTTGCTTCATTCAGATGAGATGAAACCGTTGCTTGA GGCCTTCCTACAAGAAAAACGGCAAGAGAATCAAGTAGAAGAAGTTCAAGAAAGTTGGTGGATAATCAATGAATTTTCCGATTGGTTGCTAAACAAG GCCAATAACCTAGATGATAGcacaaaagaaggaaaagtaAGAAAAGCCTTGGCCTATGGTTTAAGAAATCGCGGCAAAAGGATGAAAAGTGTTATTATCAATGGCTATAAGTTTGACACCGTGGACCGTGAGCGATCTCGAAAGACTCAAAATTCCGGAATTATGGTAGAAGCTGATGGCCAAGAGTATTACGGAAAACTTAATGAAATATTAGAACTTCATTGTTATGGTTCTTTCAAGGTTCTAATGTTCCGATGTGACTGGGTTGATGTACGAAGGGGTGTCAAAACATACTCGAGCGGTAGAGTTCGTATCAATTTCTCAAAGTTGATGCACACTGGTCAAAATTTGGATGATGATCCATTTATTTTCTCTTCTCAAGCAAAACAAGTTTTTTACATTGAGGATGAGATACAAAAAGGATGGGTTCATGTTATTAAGACTAAGCCTAGGGACTGGTTTGATATTCctgatgatgacgatgatgagcTTCCAAATAATAGTGTTTTGGATTTATAG